Proteins encoded within one genomic window of Merismopedia glauca CCAP 1448/3:
- the secE gene encoding preprotein translocase subunit SecE, with protein MNFIQETKEELNKVVWPSRPQLISESAAVIFMVSLSAALIYLVDGLFKWLAERIFLGG; from the coding sequence GTGAATTTCATTCAAGAAACCAAAGAAGAGCTTAACAAAGTTGTTTGGCCTAGTCGCCCACAATTAATTAGCGAATCGGCTGCGGTGATTTTCATGGTGTCTCTGTCTGCGGCACTAATATATCTAGTAGATGGATTATTTAAGTGGTTGGCAGAGCGAATATTTTTAGGCGGGTAG
- the rplA gene encoding 50S ribosomal protein L1, which yields MAKQSRRFREVLKKVEKRAYEPMEALELLKETATAKFPESAEAHIRLGIDPKYTDQQLRTTVALPKGTGQTVRVAVIAKGEKVAEASNSGADLVGSEELIAEIQGGRMDFDILIATPDVMPQVAKLGRILGPRGLMPSPKGGTVTFDVQQAIAEFKAGKLEFRADRTGIVHVMFGKVSFSAEDLLTNLKALQETIDRNRPTGAKGRYWRTIYISSTMGPAIQVDINALRDFKLTEAA from the coding sequence ATGGCAAAACAGTCTCGTAGATTTAGAGAAGTACTTAAAAAAGTAGAAAAGAGAGCGTATGAGCCGATGGAGGCTCTAGAACTGCTCAAGGAAACCGCTACAGCTAAATTTCCTGAGTCAGCCGAAGCTCATATCCGTCTGGGTATCGATCCCAAGTATACTGACCAACAGTTACGAACTACAGTCGCTCTACCCAAAGGCACAGGTCAGACCGTGCGGGTGGCAGTAATTGCCAAAGGGGAAAAAGTTGCTGAAGCCAGCAATTCTGGAGCAGATCTGGTAGGCTCAGAAGAGTTGATCGCGGAAATCCAAGGTGGCAGAATGGATTTTGATATCCTGATTGCTACCCCTGATGTGATGCCCCAAGTGGCAAAATTAGGGCGGATTTTAGGACCAAGAGGCTTGATGCCGTCTCCTAAAGGTGGTACAGTGACCTTCGACGTGCAACAGGCGATCGCCGAGTTCAAAGCTGGTAAACTAGAGTTTCGGGCTGACCGGACTGGGATCGTTCACGTGATGTTTGGTAAAGTGTCCTTTTCTGCCGAAGATTTACTTACCAACCTCAAAGCCTTGCAGGAAACCATTGACCGCAACCGTCCCACAGGTGCAAAAGGTCGTTACTGGCGTACCATTTACATCTCATCTACTATGGGACCTGCTATTCAAGTTGATATCAATGCTTTAAGGGATTTTAAACTGACTGAAGCTGCATAA
- a CDS encoding WecB/TagA/CpsF family glycosyltransferase, giving the protein MTFPSESLSSTLIPEFPEKFAVLGIGLHLLDDYSSWLSSRLSRKIPTHVVTLNAEMVMQALENSDLAQIIEQAELVIPDGAGITFYLSLYGKECKRCPGIEIAEFMVTEAANLGTSAPVFFYGGKPGVTQQAAAMWQKQLPEIAIAGTEHGYITPAEETAFLQKLSDLQPSLILVGLGVPRQEFWIAKHRHICPQAIWIGVGGSFDIWAGVKTRAPGWLRDRNLEWLYRLYQEPWRWRRMLALPHFALKALGNRVGLKMKSEVRSQESEV; this is encoded by the coding sequence ATGACCTTTCCTTCGGAATCACTATCCTCAACTCTAATCCCTGAATTCCCCGAAAAGTTCGCAGTTTTGGGGATAGGATTACACTTGCTAGATGATTACAGCAGTTGGCTAAGTTCTCGTCTATCCAGAAAAATTCCGACTCATGTAGTTACCCTCAATGCTGAGATGGTAATGCAAGCTTTAGAAAACTCAGATTTAGCTCAAATTATTGAGCAAGCTGAGTTGGTTATTCCTGATGGGGCTGGAATTACATTTTACTTGTCTTTGTATGGTAAAGAGTGCAAGCGCTGTCCTGGGATTGAAATTGCAGAATTCATGGTCACAGAAGCCGCAAATTTAGGCACTAGCGCCCCTGTCTTTTTTTATGGTGGCAAACCTGGAGTGACTCAGCAAGCGGCGGCTATGTGGCAAAAACAGCTACCAGAAATAGCGATCGCGGGTACGGAACATGGTTATATCACTCCAGCAGAAGAAACTGCCTTCTTACAAAAGCTATCAGATCTCCAACCTAGTTTGATTCTAGTTGGCTTAGGAGTTCCCCGTCAGGAGTTTTGGATTGCCAAACACCGTCATATTTGTCCCCAAGCAATTTGGATTGGAGTCGGTGGTAGCTTTGATATTTGGGCTGGGGTCAAAACTCGCGCTCCTGGGTGGCTGCGAGATCGTAATTTAGAGTGGCTATATCGTCTCTATCAAGAACCTTGGCGGTGGCGACGGATGTTAGCTTTACCCCATTTTGCGCTGAAAGCTTTGGGTAATCGAGTGGGATTAAAAATGAAGTCAGAAGTCAGAAGTCAGGAGTCAGAAGTATAG
- a CDS encoding DUF167 domain-containing protein, with protein MLKVVKVKPNSKNQSITEENDGSLIVRLKSPPVDGKANQELIKLLADKFQVSKSQIAIKAGMKGRNKLVEIDRS; from the coding sequence GTGTTAAAAGTTGTTAAAGTTAAACCTAATTCCAAAAATCAAAGTATTACTGAAGAAAATGATGGCTCCCTGATCGTAAGGCTGAAATCTCCACCTGTAGATGGTAAAGCGAATCAAGAGTTAATTAAACTCTTGGCAGATAAGTTTCAGGTGTCTAAATCCCAAATTGCGATTAAAGCTGGGATGAAGGGGCGAAATAAATTGGTAGAGATAGACAGGAGTTAG
- the rplS gene encoding 50S ribosomal protein L19 — protein sequence MTMNAQEIIRSIEAEQMKSNLPIIHVGDTVKVGVKIQEGNKERVQPYEGVVIAKHNGSINATITVRRIFQGVGVERVFLLHSPRIDNIKVIRRGKVRRAKLYYLRDRVGKATRVKQRFDREL from the coding sequence ATAACCATGAACGCTCAGGAGATTATCCGCTCCATTGAGGCGGAACAAATGAAATCCAATCTCCCGATTATCCATGTGGGTGATACGGTCAAGGTTGGGGTGAAAATCCAGGAAGGTAATAAGGAACGAGTTCAACCCTATGAAGGCGTAGTGATTGCCAAACATAATGGTTCAATCAACGCTACCATAACAGTACGCCGAATTTTTCAAGGCGTAGGTGTCGAACGGGTATTTCTGTTACACTCTCCCAGGATAGATAACATCAAAGTGATTCGTCGTGGTAAGGTGAGAAGAGCTAAGCTCTATTATCTGCGCGATCGCGTCGGTAAAGCTACCCGCGTTAAACAACGCTTCGACCGCGAACTGTAA
- a CDS encoding LON peptidase substrate-binding domain-containing protein, whose protein sequence is MAFSSIAVRELPLFPLPEVVLFPGRPLPLHVFEFRYRIMMNTILESDRRFGVIRVDPSNNAIAPVGCCAEVIHVQRLPDDRMNVLTLGQQRFRIIDYVREKPYRIGLVEWIQDEPIDQDLTAIAQEVQDLLGDVVRLWSKLTDKPMELPTDLPDLPIELSYWVASNLDGVVAEQQTLLELQNTLTRLNREIEILTSTRNHLAARTVLKDALN, encoded by the coding sequence ATGGCTTTTTCTTCAATTGCAGTCAGAGAACTTCCCCTATTTCCACTCCCAGAAGTAGTGCTGTTTCCAGGACGACCTCTACCTCTACACGTTTTTGAGTTTCGCTACCGGATCATGATGAACACGATCTTGGAGAGCGATCGGCGATTTGGGGTAATCAGAGTCGATCCGAGTAATAACGCGATCGCTCCTGTTGGTTGTTGTGCAGAAGTCATTCACGTTCAGAGATTACCTGATGACCGGATGAACGTTTTGACTCTGGGACAGCAGCGATTTCGCATCATTGACTACGTGCGAGAAAAGCCTTACCGGATTGGCTTAGTAGAGTGGATTCAAGACGAGCCGATAGACCAAGATTTAACTGCGATCGCTCAAGAAGTTCAAGACTTATTGGGGGATGTCGTGCGTTTATGGTCTAAGTTAACTGATAAGCCGATGGAACTCCCTACGGATTTACCAGATCTACCCATAGAATTGTCATATTGGGTAGCGAGTAACTTAGATGGAGTTGTCGCAGAACAGCAAACACTTCTGGAGTTACAGAATACTCTGACTAGATTAAATCGGGAAATAGAGATTTTGACTTCTACTCGCAATCATCTAGCTGCTAGAACTGTCCTCAAAGATGCACTGAATTAG
- the pheA gene encoding prephenate dehydratase has product MTISIAHLGPAGTNAESAALAYANWLQENQQKSAILCAYPSIAQTLKAAAQGETHLAIVPVENSIEGSVAMTLDTFWQLDRLQIQQALVLPIAHALISCASELTKIKSVYSHPQALAQCQGWLEKFLPLAQLIPANSTTEALEHLSSDETASAIASERAAELYNLPVLAHPINDRPDNCTRFWVVSLQPSVTGKYISLAFSVPANVPGALVKPLQALAKRGINLSRIESRPAKKSLGDYLFFFDLEADLREVSTQEALDELKGYTQILKIFGSYTLVSGVAESRYEIG; this is encoded by the coding sequence ATGACAATTTCCATCGCTCACTTAGGTCCTGCTGGGACTAATGCAGAAAGTGCTGCTTTAGCTTATGCCAATTGGCTCCAAGAAAATCAACAAAAATCGGCGATACTGTGTGCCTATCCCAGTATTGCTCAAACCCTTAAAGCTGCGGCTCAGGGAGAGACACATTTAGCCATAGTACCTGTCGAAAATTCGATAGAGGGTAGTGTCGCGATGACTCTAGATACATTCTGGCAATTAGATCGCCTGCAAATTCAACAAGCTTTGGTGTTACCAATTGCTCATGCCTTGATCTCATGTGCTTCTGAATTGACTAAGATCAAAAGTGTCTATTCTCATCCCCAAGCACTAGCTCAATGTCAAGGATGGTTGGAGAAATTTTTACCTTTAGCTCAGCTAATTCCCGCAAATTCGACAACAGAGGCATTAGAACACTTATCCAGCGATGAAACTGCTAGTGCGATCGCCTCCGAACGGGCTGCTGAGCTTTATAATTTGCCTGTATTGGCTCATCCCATCAACGATCGCCCAGATAACTGTACGCGCTTCTGGGTAGTTAGCTTGCAACCTTCTGTAACTGGTAAATATATATCTTTGGCTTTTAGCGTCCCAGCTAACGTTCCAGGTGCTTTAGTCAAGCCTTTACAGGCATTGGCGAAGCGAGGGATTAACCTGAGTCGAATTGAGTCACGTCCAGCTAAGAAATCTTTGGGGGATTATCTCTTCTTTTTCGACCTAGAAGCAGATCTTAGAGAAGTATCTACCCAAGAAGCCCTTGACGAATTAAAGGGTTACACTCAGATTCTCAAAATCTTTGGCAGCTATACTTTAGTTTCTGGCGTTGCTGAATCAAGGTATGAAATAGGTTGA
- the rplJ gene encoding 50S ribosomal protein L10, with amino-acid sequence MGRTQASKEAIVTELKQSLSEAQMAVVVDYQGLSVAEITDLRRRLRPKGATCTVTKNTLMGKAIEGQEQWQPMTEFLKGASAFLLVKEDVGGAVKAYQEFQKATKKTLLRGGVMEGRALTEADVKAIGDLPSKEQLMAQIAGAINGVATKLAVGINEVPTSFARGLKAYAEKDSAAE; translated from the coding sequence ATGGGAAGAACGCAAGCAAGTAAAGAAGCTATAGTCACTGAGCTAAAGCAAAGCTTAAGCGAAGCTCAAATGGCGGTAGTTGTGGATTACCAAGGACTATCGGTAGCAGAAATCACAGATTTACGCCGCCGACTGCGCCCTAAAGGAGCCACTTGTACGGTGACGAAGAACACTTTGATGGGAAAAGCAATTGAGGGCCAAGAACAATGGCAACCGATGACTGAATTCCTCAAAGGTGCTTCTGCCTTCTTACTCGTCAAAGAAGATGTAGGTGGAGCCGTCAAAGCCTACCAAGAGTTCCAAAAAGCCACTAAAAAGACCCTGCTACGGGGTGGCGTGATGGAAGGTCGCGCCTTAACTGAAGCTGATGTCAAGGCAATTGGCGACTTGCCCTCTAAAGAGCAACTTATGGCGCAAATCGCTGGCGCTATCAACGGCGTGGCGACCAAGCTGGCTGTCGGAATCAACGAAGTTCCGACTTCTTTCGCGAGAGGACTCAAGGCTTATGCCGAAAAAGACTCTGCTGCTGAGTAG
- the rplL gene encoding 50S ribosomal protein L7/L12 → MSAATDEILEKLKSLSLLEASELVKQIEEAFGVSAAAPVGGMMMAPGAAAAPAEVVEEQTEFDVILEEVPADKKIAVLKVVRAITGLGLKEAKDLVESTPKAVKEAVAKDAAEDAKKQLEESGAKVTVK, encoded by the coding sequence ATGTCTGCTGCAACCGATGAAATTTTGGAAAAGTTGAAATCTTTAAGCTTGTTAGAAGCTTCTGAACTAGTTAAGCAAATTGAAGAAGCCTTTGGCGTGAGCGCTGCGGCTCCTGTGGGTGGGATGATGATGGCTCCTGGTGCGGCTGCGGCTCCTGCTGAAGTTGTGGAAGAGCAAACCGAATTCGATGTCATCCTCGAAGAAGTACCTGCGGATAAGAAGATTGCCGTCCTCAAGGTGGTACGTGCTATCACTGGTTTAGGTTTGAAAGAAGCCAAAGATTTGGTGGAATCTACCCCCAAAGCAGTTAAAGAAGCTGTGGCTAAAGATGCTGCTGAAGATGCTAAGAAGCAATTGGAAGAATCTGGCGCTAAAGTTACTGTCAAGTAA
- the ureE gene encoding urease accessory protein UreE produces the protein MLTFTTKLPENEPINVTMTVALTAEERTKSRDRLSTIEGDRICFKLPRGTILKDGDLLQSETQDVVLRIMAKPEPVLTVTASHPLDLLKAAYHLGNRHVPLEINLDYLRLSADLVLQAMLEQLGLKVIIEEAPFQPEFGAYLHLH, from the coding sequence ATGTTGACTTTTACGACTAAATTACCAGAAAATGAGCCAATCAATGTGACGATGACTGTGGCATTGACGGCTGAGGAAAGGACAAAAAGCCGCGATCGCTTATCTACAATCGAAGGCGATCGCATCTGTTTCAAGCTGCCAAGGGGGACAATTCTCAAAGATGGCGATTTACTTCAGTCTGAGACACAAGACGTAGTATTGCGGATTATGGCTAAGCCAGAACCAGTTTTAACAGTTACCGCCTCCCATCCTTTAGATTTATTAAAAGCTGCTTACCATTTAGGCAATCGTCACGTACCTTTAGAAATTAACCTCGATTACCTCAGATTGTCTGCGGATTTAGTTTTGCAAGCTATGCTCGAACAGTTGGGGTTAAAAGTGATAATAGAAGAAGCTCCATTTCAACCGGAATTTGGGGCATATTTACATCTTCACTAG
- the nusG gene encoding transcription termination/antitermination protein NusG, giving the protein MTVIPDEASENVAVNLDTTGEAHWYAVQVASGCEKRVKSNLEQRIVSFDVADRILQVEIPKTPTVKIRKDGSRQQSEEKVFPGYVLVQMIMDDEAWQVVKNTANVINFVGSEQKRGYGRGRGHVKPVPLSFGEVQRIFKQITEQEPVVKALLATGDKIIVLSGPFKDFEGEVIEVSPDRGKLKALLSIFGRDTPVELEFNQVQKQG; this is encoded by the coding sequence ATGACCGTTATACCAGATGAAGCCTCTGAAAACGTGGCTGTTAACCTAGACACAACCGGAGAAGCCCATTGGTATGCAGTCCAAGTAGCTTCTGGTTGTGAAAAGCGGGTAAAAAGTAACTTAGAGCAGCGAATAGTGTCTTTTGATGTGGCTGACCGAATTTTGCAAGTAGAGATCCCTAAGACTCCAACTGTCAAAATTCGGAAAGATGGCTCTCGCCAACAGTCAGAGGAAAAAGTTTTTCCTGGGTACGTGTTGGTGCAAATGATCATGGATGATGAAGCTTGGCAAGTTGTCAAAAACACCGCCAACGTCATCAACTTTGTAGGTTCCGAGCAAAAGCGTGGGTATGGAAGAGGACGAGGACACGTTAAACCCGTGCCCTTAAGTTTTGGGGAAGTACAGCGTATCTTTAAGCAGATAACGGAACAAGAGCCAGTAGTCAAAGCTCTTTTGGCTACGGGAGACAAAATTATCGTTCTTTCAGGTCCATTTAAGGATTTTGAAGGGGAAGTGATTGAAGTTAGTCCCGATCGCGGTAAGCTCAAGGCGTTACTATCAATCTTCGGGAGAGATACCCCAGTAGAATTAGAGTTTAACCAAGTGCAAAAACAAGGGTAA
- the fusA gene encoding elongation factor G produces MPRTVPFEKVRNIGIAAHIDAGKTTTTERILFYSGLVHKMGEVHEGTAVTDWMEQERERGITITAAAISTNWKDHQINIIDTPGHVDFTIEVERSMRVLDGVIAVFCSVGGVQPQSETVWRQADRYKVPRIVFVNKMDRTGADFYKVYGQIRDRVRANAVPIQLPIGSESDFKGIVDLVTMRALMYLDDQGKEFEETDIPADMADKVQEFRLKLIESVAETDDALTEKYLEGEELTQDEIKTALRKGTILGTIVPMICGSAFKNKGVQPLLDAVLDYLPSPIEVPPIQGTLLNGEPTERRASDEEPLSALAFKIMADPYGRLTFVRVYSGILKKGSYVLNSTKNKKERISRLIVLRADDRIEVDELRAGDLGAALGLKDTFTGDTLCDDAKPVILESLFVPEPVISVAVEPKTKQDMDKLSKALQALSEEDPTFRVNTDPETNQTVIAGMGELHLDILVDRMKREYKVEANVGAPQVAYRETISKPAKAEGKYIRQTGGKGQYGHVVLEVAPGEPATGFEFVSKIVGGSIPKEYINPVEQGIKEACESGILAGYPMIDLKVTLIDGSYHDVDSSEMAFKIAGSMGIKEAVMKAAPILLEPMMKIEVEVPDDFLGDIIGDLNSRRGQVEGMDSEQAIAKVKAKVPLAEMFGYATVIRSKTQGRGIFTMEFSHYEEVPRNVAEAIVAKNKGQ; encoded by the coding sequence GTGCCACGTACTGTCCCGTTTGAAAAAGTCCGCAATATCGGGATTGCGGCTCACATAGATGCGGGTAAAACCACCACCACCGAACGTATCTTGTTCTACTCTGGACTGGTTCACAAAATGGGTGAAGTCCACGAGGGAACTGCTGTGACTGATTGGATGGAGCAAGAGCGGGAGCGAGGCATCACGATCACTGCCGCTGCCATTAGCACTAATTGGAAAGACCATCAAATCAACATCATCGATACTCCAGGACACGTAGACTTCACGATTGAAGTAGAGCGTTCTATGCGAGTCCTTGATGGAGTCATAGCCGTATTCTGTTCCGTAGGTGGCGTTCAACCGCAATCCGAAACCGTCTGGCGACAAGCTGATCGATATAAAGTCCCTCGGATTGTCTTCGTTAATAAGATGGATCGCACCGGAGCCGATTTCTACAAAGTTTACGGACAAATTAGAGATCGAGTCAGAGCTAACGCCGTCCCGATTCAACTTCCCATTGGTAGCGAGAGCGACTTTAAAGGGATCGTAGATTTGGTGACCATGCGCGCCCTCATGTACTTGGACGATCAAGGTAAAGAGTTTGAAGAAACTGATATTCCCGCCGATATGGCGGATAAGGTCCAAGAATTTCGCCTCAAACTGATTGAATCAGTTGCAGAAACCGACGATGCTTTAACTGAGAAGTACCTCGAAGGTGAAGAACTCACTCAAGATGAAATCAAAACAGCCTTGCGGAAAGGCACCATTCTCGGAACCATCGTGCCGATGATCTGCGGTTCGGCTTTCAAGAATAAAGGCGTACAACCTTTACTTGATGCCGTACTGGATTATCTACCTTCCCCAATTGAAGTCCCCCCCATTCAGGGAACTCTACTCAATGGCGAGCCGACAGAACGCAGAGCTAGCGATGAAGAGCCTTTATCGGCTTTGGCGTTCAAGATTATGGCAGATCCATACGGACGCTTAACCTTCGTGCGGGTTTACTCTGGGATACTCAAAAAAGGCAGCTACGTTCTGAACTCAACTAAGAATAAGAAAGAAAGAATTTCTCGCTTAATCGTGTTGAGGGCGGACGATCGCATTGAAGTTGACGAACTCAGAGCCGGAGACTTGGGAGCCGCTTTAGGTCTTAAAGATACCTTTACTGGCGATACCCTCTGCGACGATGCTAAACCTGTAATTCTGGAATCTTTATTCGTTCCTGAACCAGTTATTTCCGTTGCGGTAGAACCCAAGACCAAGCAAGATATGGATAAACTATCCAAAGCCTTGCAAGCCTTGTCTGAAGAAGATCCTACCTTCCGCGTCAACACAGATCCAGAAACCAACCAAACCGTAATTGCGGGGATGGGAGAGTTGCACTTGGATATCTTGGTAGACCGGATGAAACGGGAATACAAAGTGGAAGCTAACGTCGGCGCGCCACAAGTAGCTTACCGAGAAACCATTAGCAAACCAGCTAAGGCTGAAGGTAAATACATCAGGCAAACTGGCGGTAAAGGTCAATACGGTCACGTTGTGCTGGAAGTAGCGCCAGGGGAACCAGCGACTGGCTTTGAATTTGTCTCGAAGATAGTGGGTGGGTCGATTCCTAAAGAATATATCAACCCCGTCGAGCAAGGCATTAAAGAAGCTTGCGAATCAGGGATTTTGGCTGGCTATCCCATGATTGACCTGAAAGTCACCTTGATTGACGGTTCCTATCATGACGTTGACTCATCGGAAATGGCATTTAAGATTGCCGGATCGATGGGGATCAAAGAAGCTGTGATGAAAGCTGCTCCCATCCTGCTAGAACCGATGATGAAGATTGAAGTCGAAGTCCCAGATGACTTTTTGGGAGATATTATCGGCGATCTCAACTCTCGTCGGGGTCAAGTAGAAGGAATGGATAGCGAGCAAGCGATCGCTAAAGTGAAAGCCAAGGTGCCTTTAGCCGAAATGTTCGGTTACGCTACCGTAATTCGCTCCAAAACCCAAGGACGCGGTATTTTTACAATGGAATTCAGCCATTATGAAGAAGTACCCCGCAACGTAGCTGAAGCGATCGTGGCGAAAAACAAAGGTCAATAG
- the rplK gene encoding 50S ribosomal protein L11: protein MAKKIVAIVKLALPAGKANPAPPVGPALGQHGVNIMMFCKEYNARTADQPGMIIPAEISIFEDRSFTFALKTPPASVLITKAAGVPKGSNEPNKKKVGSITRTQLREIAQTKMPDLNANDIDAAMKIVEGTARNMGVTVID, encoded by the coding sequence ATGGCAAAAAAAATAGTTGCAATAGTCAAATTGGCGCTTCCGGCTGGAAAAGCCAACCCAGCGCCTCCAGTTGGCCCTGCTTTGGGTCAGCATGGGGTGAATATCATGATGTTCTGCAAAGAGTATAATGCCAGAACAGCCGACCAACCAGGGATGATTATTCCAGCAGAAATTTCGATTTTTGAAGATCGTAGTTTCACATTCGCTCTCAAGACACCACCAGCCTCAGTTTTGATTACCAAAGCTGCTGGTGTTCCCAAAGGTTCCAACGAACCCAACAAAAAGAAAGTTGGCTCAATTACTCGAACTCAATTGAGAGAAATTGCCCAAACCAAAATGCCTGACCTCAATGCTAACGACATTGATGCAGCTATGAAAATTGTTGAGGGTACTGCACGTAATATGGGTGTCACAGTAATTGACTAG
- the tuf gene encoding elongation factor Tu yields MARAKFERTKPHVNIGTIGHVDHGKTTLTAAITMTLAALGQAKVKKYDEIDAAPEEKARGITINTAHVEYETEQRHYAHVDCPGHADYVKNMITGAAQMDGAILVVSAADGPMPQTREHILLAKQVGVPNIVVFLNKQDMVDDDELLELVELEVRELLSSYDFPGDDIPIVSGSALQVTEAMIANPKTARGDNKWVDKIYDLMDAVDAYVPTPERQVDKPFLMAVEDVFSITGRGTVATGRIERGKVKVQDEIEIVGIRNTRKSTVTGIEMFKKSLDEGMAGDNAGILLRGIQKADIERGMVLAKPGSITPHTQFESEVYVLTEKEGGRKTPFFPGYRPQFYVRTTDVTGTITAFTADDGSAAEMIMPGDRVKMTVELINPIAIEQGMRFAIREGGRTIGAGVVSKILK; encoded by the coding sequence ATGGCACGCGCAAAGTTTGAACGGACTAAACCCCACGTAAATATTGGTACTATAGGTCACGTAGACCACGGTAAAACCACCTTAACTGCTGCTATCACTATGACTTTGGCAGCTCTGGGTCAAGCAAAAGTCAAAAAATATGACGAAATTGACGCAGCCCCAGAGGAAAAAGCACGGGGGATTACGATCAATACTGCCCACGTGGAGTATGAAACTGAGCAACGTCACTATGCTCACGTAGATTGCCCAGGTCACGCTGACTACGTGAAAAACATGATCACCGGAGCCGCCCAGATGGACGGAGCCATTCTGGTGGTATCTGCGGCAGACGGTCCTATGCCTCAAACTAGAGAGCATATTTTGCTAGCTAAGCAGGTAGGGGTGCCTAACATCGTCGTTTTCTTGAATAAGCAAGACATGGTAGACGACGACGAACTACTAGAACTAGTAGAACTAGAAGTGCGCGAACTTTTAAGTTCTTATGATTTCCCTGGGGATGATATTCCTATCGTCTCCGGTTCAGCCTTGCAGGTGACTGAAGCGATGATCGCTAACCCCAAAACTGCACGGGGAGATAACAAGTGGGTAGATAAAATCTATGACTTGATGGATGCTGTAGATGCCTATGTTCCTACACCAGAAAGACAGGTAGATAAACCCTTCTTGATGGCGGTTGAAGATGTATTCTCGATCACGGGTCGGGGAACTGTGGCTACTGGTCGGATTGAGCGTGGAAAAGTCAAAGTTCAAGATGAAATCGAAATCGTTGGCATCAGAAATACTCGCAAGAGTACCGTCACTGGGATTGAAATGTTTAAGAAGTCCCTAGATGAAGGGATGGCTGGTGATAACGCTGGTATCTTGTTACGGGGTATCCAGAAAGCTGATATCGAACGCGGTATGGTGCTAGCCAAACCAGGTAGCATCACTCCTCATACCCAGTTTGAATCCGAAGTTTACGTGTTGACTGAGAAAGAAGGTGGTCGTAAGACACCCTTTTTCCCTGGTTACCGTCCTCAATTCTATGTCAGAACTACTGACGTAACTGGAACCATTACAGCATTTACTGCTGATGATGGTAGCGCCGCAGAAATGATCATGCCTGGCGATCGCGTCAAGATGACAGTAGAACTAATCAACCCCATCGCCATTGAGCAAGGGATGCGCTTTGCTATTCGTGAAGGTGGTCGGACTATTGGTGCTGGAGTTGTCTCCAAAATCCTGAAATAG
- the rpsJ gene encoding 30S ribosomal protein S10, with protein sequence MATIQQQKIRIRLQAFDRRLLDTSCEKIVDTANRTQATAIGPIPLPTKRKIYCVLRSPHVDKDAREHFETRTHRRLIDIYQPSSKTIDALMKLDLPAGVDIEVKL encoded by the coding sequence ATGGCAACTATCCAACAGCAAAAAATTAGAATTCGTCTCCAAGCTTTTGACCGCCGCCTCCTCGATACCTCTTGCGAAAAGATTGTAGATACAGCCAATCGCACCCAAGCTACAGCAATTGGTCCAATTCCTTTACCTACAAAAAGAAAGATTTATTGCGTTCTGCGATCGCCTCACGTAGACAAAGATGCTCGCGAACACTTTGAAACCCGTACTCATCGTCGCTTAATTGATATCTATCAACCATCTTCCAAAACTATTGACGCTTTGATGAAGTTAGATTTACCTGCTGGGGTGGATATCGAAGTCAAATTATAA